Genomic segment of bacterium:
TCTCGTTTTTCAGGCGGATATTGGCGAAAGTACCGCGCATCATCACCTCATGATGGCCGCGACGCGCGCCATAGGAGTTGAAGTCGGCAGGCTGTACGCCGTGCTCCGTCAGGTATTTCGCTGCCGGGCTGGTTTTGGAGATGTTACCGGCCGGGGAAATATGATCGGTCGTGATGCTGTCGCCCAGAACAGCCAGAACGCGGGCGTTCTGAACCGTGCCAATGCCGCTCGCCGTTTTCTGCATTCCTTCGAAATAAGGCGGGTTGGCAACATAAGTGCTGTCGCCCTGCCAGTTGAAGGTCTGGCCTTCTTTGACCTTGATGTGCTGCCAGCTGGTCGTTCCGGCAAACACGTCCGCATAGCGCGTTCTGAACATAGTCGCGGTCACGTTTTTCAGCACCGTTTCAGCCACCTCGGCATTGGTCGGCCAGATATCCTTCAGGTAGACCTTCTTGCCATCCGACGTGGTGGCGATCGGGTCTTTCATCAGGTCAATATTCATGTTGCCTGCCAGCGCGTAAGCCACCACCAGCGGCGGGGAGGCCAGGTAATTCACCTTCGTCAGCGGGTGAACGCGACCTTCAAAGTTACGATTGCCGGAAAGCACGGAGCCAACCACCAGGTTGCCATCCTTGATCGCCTGCTCAATCTCAGGCTTCAGCGGGCCGGAGTTACCGATGCAGGTCGTGCAGCCATAACCAACCAGGTTAAAGCCAATCGCATCCAGGTCCTTATCCACGCCCGCATGCGCCAGATATTCCGTCACCACCTGGGAGCCGGGGGCGAGGGAGGTCTTCACCCACGGTTTCGCCTTCAGGCCCAGTGCATTGGCTTTTTTCGCCACCAGACCAGCCGCCAGCATCACGTTGGGGTTGGAGGTGTTGGTACAGCTTGTAATGGCCGCAATCACCAAAGCTCCATGCTCAAGGTCATATTTCCCACCGACGGAGATCTTGGCATCCGGTTTGGCATCGCCAACAAGGGTAGGGAAGTCGGCCTTGTATTTCTCCGCAGCTTGGGACAGCGCAATCTTGTCCTGCGGGCGTTTCGGGCCGGCAATGCTCGGCTCCACGGTGCTCATATCCAGCGACAGCGTGTCGGTGAACACCGGGTCGGCCATACCGTCCACGCGCCACATGCCTTGCGCTTTTGCATAGGTTTCCACCAGCTTGATGGTCTCTTCGTCGCGGGCGGAAAGCTTCAGGTAAGCCAGCGTCTCGCCATCAACCGGGAAGAAGCCGCAGGTCGCGCCATATTCCGGCGCCATGTTGGCAATCGTCGCGCGGTCGGCCAGCGGCAGGTTGGCCAGGCCGTCGCCGTAAAATTCCACAAACTTGCCTACCACGCCTTTTTTGCGCAGCATGTTGGTCACGGTCAGCACCAGGTCGGTCGCCGTCGTGCCTTCCTTCAATTTACCGGTCAGTTTGAAGCCCACCACTTCCGGCAGCAGCATGGAAACCGGCTGGCCGAGCATCGCCGCTTCCGCCTCAATGCCGCCCACGCCCCAGCCCAGCACTGCCAGGCCGTTGATCATGGTCGTATGGCTGTCCGTGCCCACACAGGTATCGGGGTAGGCATAGGTCTTGCCGTCTTCTTTCTTCGTCCACACCACCTTGGCCAGATATTCCAGGTTCACCTGGTGGCAGATGCCGGTGCCCGGCGGCACCACGCGGAAATTGTTGAATGCCTTGCTGCCCCAGCGCAGGAATTCATAACGCTCCTGGTTGCGCTCCATCTCCAGGTCCACGTTCTCTTCAAACGCTTTGGGAGAGGCATAATGGTCCACCATCACCGAGTGGTCGATCACCAGGTCTACCGGGCAAAGCGGGTTGATGTTGGACGTATCGCCGCCGAGGGCCGTCATGGCCTCACGCATTGCGGCCAAATCCACCACCGCAGGCACGCCGGTAAAATCCTGCATCAGCACGCGGGCAGGACGGTAGGCAATCTCTTGCTCAGACACGCGGGTATTCAGCCATTCACCGATGGCCTTGATGTCATCCACGGTTACGGAGCGCTCATCCTCAAAACGAAGCAGGTTCTCCAGCAGCACCTTCATGGAAAAGGGCAGGCGGCTGAAATCAACATTCAGGGCTTTACCGGCTTTTTCGATGGAAAAATAATGATACGTATTGCTGCCTGTGCTCAGGGTGGTGAGCGTTTTCAGGTTATCCAAACCGGCCATTGAAGTACCCCATTTAAGAAAATTGTTGTCTACGTAGCGTGTTATTTGCTGTGGTAGGTTTGTCAGCTATAGCTTAAAGAATGGTTATCGCAACCTCGCGTTACATGGGCGCGCTATAAAGGTTTTTGGGCCTTATGCTGACATTAAACCAGCTTACCATCCGCCGCGGAGGGGTGCAACTGGTTCAAGACCTTGGAATCACGCTCTTTCCGGGCGCATTACTCCTGCTGCGCGGCCCCAACGGCAGCGGAAAAACCAGCCTGCTGAAAATCATCGCCGGCAAGCTAAAACCGGCCGAAGGTACGGTGGAGTGGAATAAAACGCCGGTCAATAAACAGAGCGACTATTGGCGTGAATGCCAATATCTAGGTCATAACAATGGTATGTGGCCTGAACTTACAGTAGAAGAGAATCTTTATTACTGGGCAGAGGCCTTCGATGCGCTGCCCGCCTTGCCGATCGCTGTTCATTTGTGGCAACTCAAGGCAATCCTTCATCAGCCCTACAAAGACTTATCCCAAGGATGGAAACGCCGTGTCGCCAACGCACGCATGCTGTTAAGCCCGGGAAAATGCTGGCTTCTGGATGAACCAATGGCGAACCTGGACAGGGAAGGCGCCTACATACTCGAAACAATTATCCACAGCCGTTGCCAGCAGGGCGGAATCGTTGTGGTTTCCAGCCATATTGATATGGATATACCTGGAGCAATGGAGATAAATATTGATGATTATCAGGAAAATGAATGATTATTCTAACCAATAACATCAAGCAGGCCTTATGGCTCGGCTGGCGCAAACAGGGCGTGCTGTACCAAAGCCTTAGTGTTTTTGCGCTGGTGCTTGTTTTTGGTGTCTATTTGACGCTGCCGGGCGCCGCCACCATGCCGCTATGGCTGGTGATGAGCTGGCTCGGCATTAGCTTCGCCGCGCTATACGGGCAGGAATGGTGGTTTGACGAAGAGCTGCAGCAGGGAACCCTGGAAATCATGCAAACACGCCCATTGCTACTGGGAGGGTGGGTGGTGGCCAAGTACCTGGCGTTTCTGTGCTGTGTGATGCTTCCAATGGGCCTGGTAGCATGGTTGATAGCATGGGGAGCAGGCCACGAAAACATGCCTGGATTAGCCACGTCATACGCGCTGGCAATTGTCGCGCTGGGCGCATTTGCATGCTTAGGTGCAGCGCTCACATGCGCCATCTCACAGCGGGGAAGCATCAGCTATTGTTTGCTGCTGCCAATGATGCTGCCGATATCGATCATGGGATTGCTGAGTGCGCACAACACACAAATGCTCGTCGGATTGGCCGCATACACAGCGCTTATATTGCCCATTTCCATAGGGCTCAGCATCATGCTGGTGCATCACGCCGCAAGCCAGGAATAGAGCCAGAAACAGGGCGTTTTTAGGCCCCCTGACCATGCACAAATATATCGCATAATGTATATTATGGAAAATACATCGCGATATTGCATGCTTCAAATCAGGCCTGAAAACACTATATGCGCCATATCGCGCAACATAAGGCAAACACTGGGCTTGCGCAGCATGCGCTAATGGCGAGCTGAAGGATTATTCTTCGCTACACGGCTCATTTGCTGCGTTTGCAGCGTCATTGAGCGACTTGCCATTGAGCTGTCCATTCTCATCAAACGTAACGGTGCCAAGCTGTATGGCAGTCAGGTTTTTATCGAGATGTTTGTTGTGAATCGGATACGCGTCATTGAGGTTTTTCTGCAGCGGAATCGTGACGTCTTTCGCATCCATTTCCATAGGTTCCGTGCCGGGTGCGTAAGGCGATGAAACCTGCCAGCCTTCAGCCGTTTTACCGGCTTCATACATGGTGCCGTCCTTGGGCTTATGCAATGCGGAGTGACACGGGCGCTTGGGCAGCTCCGGCACAACGGAAGCGCCGTCTTGCACAACATCCTTCCCTTCCTGCAGCACATCTCGCCCCTCATGCACCACATCTCGCCCCTGATGAAGCACATCGCGGCCGTTATGGGGCAGATCAGCGGCAAAACAGTAAGTTTGTACTGAAAAAAAAGAAAACAAGGCCGTGAAAAATATAGTTTTATTGTGTCTTTTCATGCTGTTTTTGTTCCCATTCCTGCCAGTTTTTGACATGCAGCATCTTCTCGATGGAAAGATGTCCATAGTGAATCACAGCAAAATACATGCCAGTGAAGAGCAGGCACAGGATCGTCGCCCAAACCGCTTTTTTACCAAGCTTTATGCCTGCAGGGGCCCCTGTGGATTGCCCTGGGACAGGTGCCTCTTCCACCTGGTTGCCGATGGGAAGAAGCAAAAAGAAAAACAGCCACCAGCTAAATGAAAAAACAACAATAAATGACGGAAAATCCATAATTTATTACACTTATCCCAACATATGTACAATGACATAAGGGCGTTTATCGCATTCACGCTCCAGAAACCTGCGGGCCGCCTGCTCCACGCGCTTGCTGATCGCCTCACCCTGCTTTTGCCGTCGCGTCAGGGCCTGTTCTTCCAGATGCAGGCGTAATTCATCAATCAAGCCTCTGTCCTCATGAGCATCCAGCAATCCTGGCGCGCTGATGCGAATATCCATCTCATCGTCGTCATCCATCAACAGGCTGATAAAAACAGCCCCGTTATCCCGCACTCTGGCCCGTGTTTTCAGCACATCGCCGTTCAGCGGCAGCAGGCTGCTGCCATCCACTGCGTAATACCCGGCCTGAACCTGCCCGGTGATGCGCGTCTGCCCTTCCGCAATCTGAATAACCGCGCCGTTGAACGCCTCCACCGTCTCTGGCACGCCTAATTCCCGCGCCAGCGCGGCATGCTTATGCAGGTGCCGCGCCTCGCCATGTGTGGGAATGGC
This window contains:
- the acnA gene encoding aconitate hydratase AcnA encodes the protein MAGLDNLKTLTTLSTGSNTYHYFSIEKAGKALNVDFSRLPFSMKVLLENLLRFEDERSVTVDDIKAIGEWLNTRVSEQEIAYRPARVLMQDFTGVPAVVDLAAMREAMTALGGDTSNINPLCPVDLVIDHSVMVDHYASPKAFEENVDLEMERNQERYEFLRWGSKAFNNFRVVPPGTGICHQVNLEYLAKVVWTKKEDGKTYAYPDTCVGTDSHTTMINGLAVLGWGVGGIEAEAAMLGQPVSMLLPEVVGFKLTGKLKEGTTATDLVLTVTNMLRKKGVVGKFVEFYGDGLANLPLADRATIANMAPEYGATCGFFPVDGETLAYLKLSARDEETIKLVETYAKAQGMWRVDGMADPVFTDTLSLDMSTVEPSIAGPKRPQDKIALSQAAEKYKADFPTLVGDAKPDAKISVGGKYDLEHGALVIAAITSCTNTSNPNVMLAAGLVAKKANALGLKAKPWVKTSLAPGSQVVTEYLAHAGVDKDLDAIGFNLVGYGCTTCIGNSGPLKPEIEQAIKDGNLVVGSVLSGNRNFEGRVHPLTKVNYLASPPLVVAYALAGNMNIDLMKDPIATTSDGKKVYLKDIWPTNAEVAETVLKNVTATMFRTRYADVFAGTTSWQHIKVKEGQTFNWQGDSTYVANPPYFEGMQKTASGIGTVQNARVLAVLGDSITTDHISPAGNISKTSPAAKYLTEHGVQPADFNSYGARRGHHEVMMRGTFANIRLKNEMLDGIEGGLTKYVPTGEQMSIYDAAMKYKADGTPLVIFAGKEYGTGSSRDWAAKGTILLGVKAVIAESFERIHRSNLVGMGVLPLTFKPGTDRKTLGLKGDEIVTIQGLEKGLKPRMDLSLHIQRADGSTLDVSVLCRVDTLDEVEYYTNGGIMPYVVRQILEQGKRKAA
- the ccmA gene encoding heme ABC exporter ATP-binding protein CcmA: MLTLNQLTIRRGGVQLVQDLGITLFPGALLLLRGPNGSGKTSLLKIIAGKLKPAEGTVEWNKTPVNKQSDYWRECQYLGHNNGMWPELTVEENLYYWAEAFDALPALPIAVHLWQLKAILHQPYKDLSQGWKRRVANARMLLSPGKCWLLDEPMANLDREGAYILETIIHSRCQQGGIVVVSSHIDMDIPGAMEINIDDYQENE
- a CDS encoding DUF1467 family protein, whose amino-acid sequence is MDFPSFIVVFSFSWWLFFFLLLPIGNQVEEAPVPGQSTGAPAGIKLGKKAVWATILCLLFTGMYFAVIHYGHLSIEKMLHVKNWQEWEQKQHEKTQ